Proteins encoded together in one Bacillota bacterium window:
- a CDS encoding dihydroorotase, with translation MSLLIKNALVIDPISNIDRVQLDILIQGERIVKVGPNLEATADTTVYDAAGLWAVPGLVDIHVHLRQPGREDKETVRTGTMAAAAGGFVAVACMPNTDPVLDGETVCGFLHEIIRKDAVVEVYPIGAISKNLAGEELAELVEMAQAGVRGFSDDGHCVNDGYLMRQALEYGKMLDLPVITHAEDGKLADGGVMHEGYWSTVLGLPPISPVAEEAIIARDLLLAEETGAHLHIAHVSTARSVELIRWGKARGIKVTAEVTPHHLTLTDEAVCGYDTNTKVNPPLRSWEDVQAVRQGLADGTIDCIASDHAPHTREEKEQEYIHAPFGLIGLETTVPVIMSELVHGGILTPLRAIEAMSTAPARILGLDPLAIAPGQVASITLIDPEREKVVEPDGFYSKSRNTPFGGRKYKGWPQALVYRGRMIMEGGKVRA, from the coding sequence ATGAGTCTGTTGATTAAAAACGCATTGGTCATTGACCCGATAAGCAACATTGATCGGGTTCAACTGGATATCCTCATCCAGGGGGAAAGGATCGTCAAGGTAGGGCCCAATTTGGAAGCCACCGCTGACACCACGGTCTACGATGCTGCCGGTCTGTGGGCGGTGCCAGGCCTGGTGGATATCCACGTGCATCTGCGCCAACCGGGCCGAGAGGACAAGGAGACAGTGCGCACCGGCACCATGGCGGCCGCGGCTGGGGGGTTTGTGGCGGTAGCCTGTATGCCTAACACGGATCCCGTGCTCGATGGGGAAACCGTCTGCGGTTTTCTACATGAGATCATCAGGAAGGACGCGGTGGTGGAGGTGTATCCCATCGGGGCGATCAGTAAGAACCTGGCCGGCGAGGAGCTGGCGGAGCTGGTGGAGATGGCCCAAGCCGGGGTGCGAGGCTTTTCCGACGACGGACACTGTGTCAACGACGGATATTTGATGCGCCAAGCCTTAGAATATGGCAAGATGTTGGATTTGCCGGTGATCACCCACGCCGAGGACGGGAAATTGGCCGATGGTGGGGTCATGCATGAAGGCTACTGGTCCACCGTTTTGGGTCTGCCTCCCATCAGTCCCGTGGCGGAAGAAGCAATCATTGCCCGGGATCTGCTCTTGGCGGAGGAGACCGGTGCCCACTTGCACATTGCCCATGTCAGCACCGCCCGGTCCGTGGAACTGATCCGCTGGGGGAAGGCCCGGGGGATCAAGGTCACCGCGGAAGTCACTCCCCATCATCTGACTCTGACCGACGAGGCGGTTTGTGGCTACGATACCAACACCAAAGTAAACCCGCCCTTGCGCTCCTGGGAGGATGTGCAGGCGGTGCGGCAGGGACTGGCCGACGGGACCATCGACTGTATTGCCTCGGATCATGCCCCCCACACTAGGGAAGAGAAGGAGCAGGAGTACATCCATGCCCCCTTCGGGCTCATTGGTCTAGAGACCACGGTGCCGGTGATCATGTCGGAGCTGGTCCATGGGGGTATTCTCACGCCCCTTCGGGCCATTGAGGCCATGTCTACGGCACCGGCTAGGATTCTGGGCCTTGACCCCTTAGCCATTGCCCCCGGTCAGGTGGCCAGCATCACCCTCATCGATCCGGAGCGGGAGAAGGTGGTGGAGCCCGATGGGTTCTACAGCAAGAGCCGCAATACGCCCTTCGGGGGCCGGAAGTACAAAGGCTGGCCCCAGGCCTTAGTTTACCGCGGCCGCATGATCATGGAAGGTGGGAAGGTCCGTGCTTAA
- the pyrR gene encoding bifunctional pyr operon transcriptional regulator/uracil phosphoribosyltransferase PyrR — translation MMLKFKKEVLDNKEMDRVLDRMTHEILERNRGVEELAVIGIRTRGVPLAKRLTQKLEAVEGKEVPLGILDINLYRDDLSLAAAQPVVRTTEVPFDITDRIIVLVDDVLYTGRTVRSALDALIDLGRPRKIQLAVLIDRGHRELPIQADFVGKEVPTARTEVIKVCLEEIDGEDKVQLFEHC, via the coding sequence ATGATGCTTAAGTTCAAAAAGGAAGTCCTGGACAACAAGGAGATGGATCGAGTCTTAGACCGGATGACCCACGAGATCCTGGAGCGCAACCGGGGGGTGGAGGAGCTGGCGGTAATTGGCATCCGTACCCGGGGTGTGCCCTTGGCCAAGCGGTTGACCCAGAAGCTGGAGGCGGTGGAGGGGAAGGAAGTCCCCCTGGGGATTTTGGATATTAACCTGTATCGAGATGATCTCTCCCTGGCCGCTGCCCAGCCGGTGGTGCGGACCACCGAGGTTCCCTTTGACATCACCGACCGGATTATCGTCCTGGTGGACGACGTGTTGTATACCGGCCGGACGGTCCGCTCGGCCCTTGATGCGCTAATTGACCTGGGCCGACCCCGGAAGATTCAACTGGCGGTACTCATCGACCGCGGGCACCGGGAACTGCCCATTCAGGCCGATTTCGTCGGGAAGGAAGTTCCCACCGCACGGACGGAAGTGATCAAGGTTTGCCTGGAGGAGATTGACGGTGAGGACAAGGTTCAACTCTTTGAACATTGTTAG
- a CDS encoding TMEM165/GDT1 family protein translates to MNLKVFFLAYSTLFLAELGDKTQLAVFTLAAQYKCPWVVFGGASLGLLTVTLISALLGQTIVKLVPPEYLQLVAGVLFVVLGIGILWGAARDLLG, encoded by the coding sequence GTGAACCTGAAAGTCTTTTTCCTGGCTTACAGTACATTGTTCTTGGCAGAGTTAGGGGATAAAACGCAGTTGGCGGTATTTACCCTGGCCGCCCAGTACAAATGCCCCTGGGTGGTCTTTGGGGGGGCTTCCCTGGGGCTTTTGACTGTGACCTTAATTAGTGCCCTGCTGGGCCAGACCATCGTGAAGCTTGTGCCCCCAGAGTATTTGCAGTTGGTGGCCGGTGTACTGTTTGTGGTGTTGGGAATTGGGATCCTGTGGGGGGCGGCGCGGGATCTTCTAGGATAG
- a CDS encoding dihydroorotate dehydrogenase electron transfer subunit gives MQGDHQGILIEKKQVTPDCYLFTIESSKLALATPGQFIHILPQASWGISQDPLLRRPISLYDVSKEAQRGQILFRVVGRGTKALSQFVPGDLIDFLGPIGRGFTLPVGGPREVALVGGGIGLAPLFYLARRLIEEGHRVCAYFGFRGKDDYIPVEPFGQLGCAVEVFTEDGSRGTRGFPTLGLEQALREGVHRVYACGPVPMLAAVVELAGDVPCEVSMEERMGCGIGACLGCVCKVKGREEYQRVCVDGPVFDGATLDFSRWRED, from the coding sequence ATGCAGGGTGATCATCAAGGAATTCTCATAGAAAAAAAGCAGGTGACCCCTGATTGTTACCTGTTTACCATCGAAAGTTCCAAGCTTGCCTTGGCTACTCCGGGTCAGTTCATTCATATCCTTCCCCAGGCGTCTTGGGGTATCTCCCAGGATCCCTTGCTCCGACGTCCGATTAGTCTGTATGACGTCTCCAAGGAAGCCCAGAGGGGCCAGATCCTTTTTCGGGTGGTGGGTCGCGGCACTAAGGCCCTGAGCCAGTTTGTACCCGGGGATCTGATTGATTTCCTCGGCCCCATCGGTCGGGGCTTTACCTTGCCCGTGGGTGGCCCAAGGGAAGTGGCCTTGGTGGGCGGTGGGATTGGCCTGGCACCCCTGTTTTACCTGGCGCGCAGACTTATCGAGGAAGGACACCGGGTCTGTGCCTATTTTGGCTTCCGGGGTAAGGACGACTATATCCCTGTGGAACCCTTCGGTCAGCTTGGGTGTGCGGTGGAGGTCTTTACCGAAGACGGTTCCCGGGGGACGCGGGGTTTTCCCACCCTGGGGCTGGAACAGGCTTTACGGGAAGGTGTCCATCGGGTTTACGCCTGCGGACCTGTTCCCATGCTGGCCGCCGTGGTGGAACTGGCGGGGGATGTGCCCTGTGAGGTATCCATGGAAGAGCGGATGGGCTGCGGGATTGGGGCTTGCTTAGGCTGTGTCTGTAAAGTGAAGGGCCGGGAAGAATACCAGCGGGTCTGTGTGGATGGACCGGTCTTTGACGGTGCCACCTTGGACTTTTCCCGCTGGCGGGAAGACTAG
- a CDS encoding dihydroorotate dehydrogenase — MKPDLTTEIGGLRLTNPVMPASGTFGNGREYSAYFPLDILGAVVVNGVTLEPKVGNPPPRVTETPGGMLNSIGLENSGVEVFLAEDLPFLRQWQVPVIVNISGNTVEEYARLARILGETPGIGALEVNISCPNVKCGGISFGTSPQMAAEVTAAVKEATTLPVIVKLTPNVTSVQQMAAAVEKAGADAISLINTLLGMQIDVETRRPVLGNIKGGLSGPAVRPIAVRMVYEVYEAVSVPIIGMGGIDSTAAALEMILAGASAVAVGTANFVDPWIMPKIIAGLEKYLQDHGIDNIRVLIGAAHQKGG, encoded by the coding sequence ATGAAACCAGATCTTACGACGGAGATTGGCGGATTGAGACTGACCAACCCAGTGATGCCCGCCTCGGGTACTTTCGGAAATGGCCGGGAATACAGTGCCTATTTTCCCCTGGATATCCTTGGGGCCGTGGTGGTAAACGGGGTCACCCTGGAGCCTAAGGTGGGGAATCCACCTCCCCGGGTCACCGAAACCCCCGGCGGGATGCTAAATTCCATCGGGCTAGAAAACTCAGGAGTGGAGGTTTTCCTTGCCGAGGATCTGCCCTTTTTGCGCCAGTGGCAGGTGCCGGTGATCGTCAACATTTCCGGCAATACGGTGGAGGAGTATGCCCGCCTGGCCCGGATCCTAGGGGAGACACCGGGGATCGGGGCCCTTGAGGTGAATATTTCCTGTCCCAACGTGAAATGCGGGGGGATCAGCTTTGGTACCAGTCCCCAGATGGCTGCGGAGGTCACCGCGGCGGTGAAGGAGGCCACCACGCTGCCTGTGATCGTGAAGCTTACCCCCAATGTGACCAGTGTGCAACAGATGGCTGCGGCGGTGGAAAAGGCGGGGGCGGATGCAATCTCGCTAATCAACACCTTGCTGGGGATGCAGATCGATGTGGAGACTCGGCGACCGGTATTGGGGAATATTAAAGGAGGGCTTTCGGGACCGGCGGTGCGGCCCATTGCGGTGCGGATGGTCTATGAAGTTTACGAGGCGGTTTCCGTGCCCATTATCGGTATGGGAGGAATTGACAGCACCGCAGCAGCTTTGGAGATGATCCTGGCGGGCGCGAGCGCCGTTGCGGTGGGCACCGCCAATTTCGTGGATCCCTGGATCATGCCAAAGATTATTGCCGGTTTGGAGAAATACTTGCAGGATCACGGCATAGATAATATACGAGTGCTAATTGGTGCCGCACACCAAAAAGGAGGCTAA
- the purE gene encoding 5-(carboxyamino)imidazole ribonucleotide mutase produces MTKQILVGIVMGSDSDLPVMADAAAFLDEMGVGYEMRIISAHRTPDVALSYANSAAERGLKVIIAGAGKAAHLPGVLAAYTHLPVIGVPILSSTLAGTDALYSIVQMPTGIPVACVAINGAKNAAILACQMLGIGDERLAAKVQDYKARLAEEVRTKDQRLQEQGWRAYT; encoded by the coding sequence ATGACAAAGCAAATATTGGTTGGAATCGTGATGGGTTCTGATTCAGATCTACCGGTGATGGCCGATGCCGCTGCCTTTTTAGATGAGATGGGCGTGGGATATGAAATGCGGATCATTTCTGCCCATCGTACCCCCGATGTGGCCTTGTCCTATGCCAATTCCGCGGCGGAGCGGGGACTTAAGGTGATCATCGCCGGGGCAGGAAAAGCTGCCCATCTGCCGGGAGTCCTTGCGGCCTATACCCATCTGCCGGTGATCGGAGTTCCCATCCTCAGTAGTACCTTGGCGGGGACCGACGCGTTGTATTCCATTGTCCAGATGCCCACGGGGATTCCGGTGGCCTGTGTGGCCATTAACGGGGCCAAGAATGCAGCCATTTTAGCCTGTCAGATGCTGGGGATTGGCGACGAAAGGCTGGCGGCCAAAGTCCAGGATTACAAGGCCCGCCTAGCGGAGGAAGTGCGAACGAAGGATCAGAGGCTGCAGGAGCAAGGGTGGCGGGCCTATACCTAA
- the lspA gene encoding signal peptidase II, producing the protein MLYFALGAVVVVLDQLTKLLVQARIPMGQSVAVFHPVLYFTHVQNPGAAFGIFPAGSFLFVMITFIVLGALGWFVYTTRPKDPLLLLGITFSASGALGNVIDRLRIGKVVDFIDIRVWPIFNVADIAIVGGVLLLLWYIVRQPKTQGERW; encoded by the coding sequence ATGCTGTATTTTGCGCTTGGGGCAGTGGTGGTGGTACTGGATCAGCTGACAAAGCTTTTGGTGCAAGCCAGGATCCCGATGGGACAATCGGTGGCGGTGTTCCACCCGGTGCTATATTTCACCCACGTACAGAATCCAGGAGCAGCTTTCGGTATTTTCCCCGCTGGCTCCTTTCTTTTTGTCATGATAACCTTCATTGTGCTTGGCGCGTTGGGGTGGTTTGTGTACACCACGCGACCTAAGGATCCGCTGCTTTTGCTGGGCATCACCTTCAGTGCCAGCGGCGCCTTAGGTAATGTCATCGATCGTCTGCGCATCGGCAAAGTGGTGGACTTCATTGATATCCGCGTCTGGCCCATCTTCAACGTGGCGGACATCGCCATCGTGGGCGGTGTACTTCTACTCCTGTGGTACATCGTCCGACAGCCCAAGACACAAGGTGAACGGTGGTGA
- a CDS encoding ATP-binding cassette domain-containing protein, translating to MEAALTVKQVCKSYGGRRVVDNVSFEVYPGEIMALLGPNGAGKTTIIRMIMGIVGLDAGELQFRFEPGTVAKTVDKAKVGYLPEERGLYRESQVLDVLIFLAGLKGVPKEVAKQRALEWLERFGLGNYARAKVQELSKGMAQRVQFIATVLHEPSLVVLDEPFSGLDPVSQDFFQEEIRKLAQRGTAVLLCSHQMNLVEAICHRIFLINEGQRVLYGSLRDIKTQYGNYRVNMLMEAADDGLLHHPLVAEHQWRGNRLILLLKDGVGPAEFVNSLDPSLTIEELSITRISLHDIFVRVAKKEAVV from the coding sequence GTGGAAGCGGCACTGACGGTTAAACAGGTGTGCAAAAGCTATGGTGGACGCCGTGTAGTGGACAATGTGTCCTTTGAGGTGTACCCTGGAGAGATCATGGCCCTGTTAGGTCCCAACGGAGCTGGAAAGACCACCATTATCCGCATGATTATGGGGATCGTAGGACTGGATGCCGGAGAGCTTCAGTTCCGGTTTGAACCGGGGACGGTGGCCAAGACCGTGGATAAAGCCAAGGTGGGATATCTGCCCGAGGAGCGGGGACTGTACCGAGAATCGCAGGTCTTGGATGTTTTGATCTTCTTGGCGGGGTTAAAGGGTGTACCCAAGGAGGTGGCCAAACAACGGGCGCTGGAATGGCTGGAACGTTTCGGTTTGGGGAATTATGCCCGGGCCAAGGTCCAGGAGCTTTCCAAGGGGATGGCCCAGCGGGTGCAGTTTATTGCCACCGTCCTCCATGAACCAAGTTTGGTGGTCTTGGATGAGCCCTTCTCGGGACTGGATCCTGTTAGCCAGGACTTCTTCCAGGAGGAGATTCGGAAACTCGCCCAACGGGGTACCGCGGTGTTGCTTTGTAGCCACCAGATGAACCTGGTGGAGGCCATCTGCCATCGTATTTTCCTCATCAATGAAGGTCAGCGGGTCCTCTACGGTTCACTGCGGGACATTAAAACCCAATATGGAAACTACCGGGTAAACATGCTTATGGAAGCGGCGGACGACGGACTGCTTCATCATCCCCTGGTGGCAGAACACCAGTGGAGGGGTAATCGTCTCATCCTGTTACTGAAGGACGGAGTGGGTCCTGCGGAGTTTGTGAATAGTTTAGATCCCTCCCTTACCATTGAGGAGCTTTCGATTACCCGGATCTCTCTCCATGATATCTTCGTACGGGTGGCCAAGAAGGAGGCGGTGGTATGA
- a CDS encoding aspartate carbamoyltransferase catalytic subunit has translation MGLRGKDLLGLQDLTAEEIQLILDTAKPCKEILSRTIKKTPALRGKAVANVFYEPSTRTRNSFEMAAKTMSADVINVAVAQSSVKKGESLIDTAETLRAIGADVIVLRHYAAGAAAFLARHIDICVINAGDGWHEHPTQALLDLFTILEHKAQIAGLKVLIVGDILHSRVARSNIWGLTKLGAEVYVAGPPTLIPTGIEKLGVQVVYDLDKYLPQMDVVNLLRVQRERHHRAVFPSIRDYVRSFGLHKDRLKLLSDDCLILHPGPTNLGVEITPDVVEDPRAVITEQVTNGVAVRMALLYLLLAGGRKIDESVD, from the coding sequence GTGGGACTACGAGGTAAAGACCTATTAGGCTTACAGGATCTTACCGCAGAGGAGATCCAACTGATCTTAGATACGGCCAAACCCTGCAAGGAAATTTTATCCAGGACCATCAAGAAGACCCCGGCCTTGAGGGGGAAAGCGGTGGCCAATGTGTTCTATGAGCCGAGCACCCGCACACGCAATTCCTTTGAGATGGCGGCCAAGACCATGAGTGCGGATGTCATCAATGTGGCGGTGGCCCAAAGCAGTGTGAAGAAGGGGGAGAGTCTCATCGATACCGCCGAGACTCTGCGGGCCATCGGTGCCGATGTGATCGTGCTACGGCACTATGCAGCCGGTGCCGCGGCCTTTTTGGCCCGGCATATTGATATTTGTGTGATTAACGCGGGGGACGGCTGGCATGAACACCCCACCCAGGCCCTGTTGGATCTTTTCACCATTTTGGAACACAAGGCGCAGATTGCCGGTCTGAAGGTACTGATCGTCGGCGACATCCTCCACAGCCGGGTGGCCCGTTCTAACATTTGGGGACTGACCAAGCTGGGGGCGGAGGTGTACGTGGCGGGACCGCCCACCCTGATCCCCACGGGGATTGAAAAGCTAGGGGTACAGGTGGTCTACGATCTGGACAAGTATCTGCCCCAGATGGATGTGGTCAACCTTTTGCGGGTTCAAAGGGAAAGGCATCACCGGGCGGTCTTTCCCTCTATCCGGGATTATGTGCGTAGCTTCGGTCTACACAAAGACCGGCTGAAGTTGTTGTCCGATGATTGTCTCATCCTGCATCCCGGGCCCACCAATTTGGGGGTGGAGATTACCCCCGACGTGGTGGAGGATCCCCGGGCGGTGATCACCGAACAGGTGACCAATGGTGTGGCGGTGCGCATGGCCCTGTTATATCTGCTCTTGGCGGGAGGTAGGAAAATCGATGAGTCTGTTGATTAA
- a CDS encoding RluA family pseudouridine synthase has product MIVTTPDSIKLRLDVFLTRHPDIPSRSVARRLIEEGKVLVNGAACKPSYRTNYGDQIEVYVPLRETDSVEPEDIPLDILYEDADLLVVNKPPGMVVHPAPGSERGTLVNALLAYTNELSYIGGPKRRGIVHRLDKETSGVLVVAKNDMAHMCLAEQLKLRTVKRMYWVLVQGRLSLDEGKIEAPIGRHTFDRKRMAVRYNGGRNAITYYYVKERFQNFTRLDARIVTGRTHQIRVHLAFINHPVVADKKYSPGGATLGLDRHALHASELEFRHPRTGKHVHFVAPLPEDLRRVMDGLYALEPKEEQ; this is encoded by the coding sequence ATGATTGTGACCACACCGGACAGCATCAAATTGCGTCTGGATGTTTTCTTGACCAGGCATCCCGATATCCCTTCCCGTTCCGTAGCCCGCCGGCTGATCGAAGAGGGTAAAGTGCTGGTCAATGGAGCCGCCTGCAAACCCAGTTATCGTACCAACTACGGGGATCAGATCGAGGTGTACGTCCCCCTGCGGGAGACCGACAGTGTGGAACCAGAGGACATCCCCTTGGATATTCTCTACGAAGATGCTGATCTTTTGGTGGTGAACAAGCCGCCGGGGATGGTGGTACATCCCGCTCCGGGGAGCGAAAGGGGTACCCTGGTCAATGCCCTCTTGGCCTACACTAACGAGTTATCTTACATCGGTGGACCGAAACGGCGAGGGATCGTCCACCGGCTGGATAAGGAGACTTCCGGTGTACTGGTGGTGGCCAAGAATGACATGGCCCACATGTGTTTGGCGGAGCAGCTCAAACTACGCACCGTTAAGCGGATGTATTGGGTTTTGGTTCAGGGGCGGTTGAGTCTGGACGAAGGGAAGATCGAGGCCCCCATCGGCCGTCACACCTTCGATCGTAAGCGGATGGCCGTGCGGTACAACGGTGGGCGCAATGCCATTACCTATTATTACGTTAAGGAACGGTTCCAAAACTTTACGCGACTGGATGCCCGCATCGTTACGGGTCGGACCCATCAGATTCGGGTACATCTGGCCTTTATCAATCACCCTGTGGTGGCGGACAAGAAGTACAGCCCCGGCGGGGCTACCCTCGGTTTGGACAGACATGCCCTGCATGCTTCGGAACTGGAATTCCGGCATCCCCGGACCGGCAAGCATGTGCACTTCGTTGCCCCCTTGCCGGAGGATCTGCGGAGGGTGATGGATGGCTTGTATGCCCTGGAGCCAAAGGAGGAGCAATGA
- a CDS encoding ABC transporter permease, producing MNATRQIMMWEIMRNLRNKQFLIGMFLTPLIIVGFSGLPILVQKFDRPSIDLYVVRDEVGVFPALVALAEGSNVELELYMGEDLASYAQEQKAKGYFVLDDTFVETGQVQVHVEKAQSLDPLPRLLTDLLQSVRIQQAGIDPVLVQYLTASCQVIPVLPAGKETEQLRSIVTSIALTMVMFVLILLTGGMLFYSALQEKRDRMSEVVLSSISPIDLMQGKILGNFILGVIQFAFWLILAVAVLRFGFDIPVEEYISWRQLPVLMVFGLLGYLLYGAMFVGLGATLEDVQSAGNTQGIAFMLPMLGFVFIGPIIANPDGPIATIVSLVPITSPWMVMMRSGLTVIPPWELVLSAVLLLITTILVVYASAKIFRVGMLMYGKTATPREIWKWIRYE from the coding sequence ATGAACGCCACAAGGCAGATTATGATGTGGGAGATTATGCGCAATTTGCGCAACAAGCAGTTTCTGATCGGGATGTTTCTCACGCCACTGATTATTGTAGGTTTTAGCGGCCTGCCGATCCTAGTCCAGAAGTTCGATCGTCCTTCGATTGATCTTTATGTGGTGCGGGATGAAGTGGGGGTGTTTCCTGCCCTTGTGGCCCTGGCCGAAGGTAGTAATGTGGAGCTAGAACTGTATATGGGGGAGGATTTGGCATCCTACGCGCAGGAACAGAAAGCCAAGGGGTATTTTGTCCTCGACGACACTTTCGTGGAGACGGGGCAGGTGCAGGTGCACGTAGAGAAGGCGCAATCCCTGGATCCCTTGCCACGGCTATTGACGGATCTGCTACAAAGTGTGCGCATCCAGCAGGCAGGGATCGATCCCGTCTTGGTTCAATACCTGACTGCTTCCTGCCAAGTGATTCCTGTCTTACCCGCGGGCAAGGAGACTGAACAGTTGCGTTCTATTGTTACTTCCATTGCGCTTACCATGGTGATGTTTGTCCTGATTCTCCTTACCGGTGGGATGCTCTTTTACAGTGCCTTGCAGGAGAAACGGGACCGTATGTCCGAGGTTGTGCTTTCCTCCATCAGCCCCATCGACCTCATGCAAGGGAAGATCCTGGGTAACTTTATCCTGGGGGTCATCCAGTTTGCCTTTTGGTTGATCCTCGCGGTGGCTGTCCTCAGATTCGGCTTTGATATTCCCGTGGAGGAGTATATTTCTTGGCGGCAGTTGCCGGTGTTAATGGTCTTCGGTCTTTTGGGATATTTACTCTATGGGGCCATGTTTGTGGGCCTAGGAGCTACCCTGGAAGATGTGCAAAGTGCGGGTAACACCCAGGGAATAGCCTTCATGCTCCCTATGCTGGGTTTTGTCTTCATTGGACCCATCATCGCTAATCCCGATGGTCCCATCGCCACCATCGTGTCTTTGGTTCCTATTACCAGCCCTTGGATGGTGATGATGCGCTCAGGTCTAACGGTGATCCCTCCCTGGGAACTGGTCTTGAGCGCAGTGCTTCTCTTGATCACCACTATTCTTGTGGTGTATGCTTCCGCTAAGATCTTCCGGGTGGGCATGTTAATGTATGGAAAGACCGCCACTCCCAGGGAGATCTGGAAATGGATCCGGTATGAATAG
- the pyrF gene encoding orotidine-5'-phosphate decarboxylase, which produces MTKKQSHVVVGLDPRWHLIPAYLKEEAARRFGPGPEAVKEVLFQFGARIIEAVAEYAVAVKPQFAFYEQFGPWGLQALQELARVASSHGLLVVGDGKRNDIGSTAEAYATAYLGEVELFSPPQRIWSFDAMTVNAYLGTDGVLPFIQVAERQGNGLFVLLRTSNPSAVEFQDLPSGEGKVYEAVADKVAQWVEDWPLGRCGYSFIGVVVGATYPEDAKMLRERLPKCIFLVPGYGAQGAGAQEVLPSFDADGKGAVVNSARDIIFAYTKPEYSQYGERDFAKAAGEAARRMRDDLRRVVGW; this is translated from the coding sequence ATGACGAAAAAACAAAGCCACGTGGTGGTGGGTCTCGATCCCCGCTGGCACCTGATTCCGGCGTACCTGAAGGAGGAAGCGGCCAGGAGATTTGGTCCCGGGCCCGAGGCGGTGAAAGAGGTCCTCTTTCAGTTTGGCGCCCGGATTATCGAAGCGGTGGCGGAGTACGCGGTGGCGGTGAAGCCCCAATTTGCCTTCTACGAACAGTTTGGCCCCTGGGGCCTGCAGGCTCTCCAGGAATTGGCCAGGGTGGCGTCCAGCCACGGTCTTTTGGTTGTCGGTGATGGCAAACGCAATGACATCGGTTCCACCGCCGAGGCCTATGCCACCGCCTATTTAGGAGAGGTGGAGTTGTTTTCCCCGCCCCAGCGGATCTGGTCCTTTGACGCAATGACGGTGAACGCCTATTTGGGTACCGACGGGGTTTTGCCCTTCATACAGGTTGCGGAAAGGCAGGGGAACGGTCTGTTCGTGTTGTTGCGTACCTCCAATCCCTCCGCGGTGGAGTTTCAGGACCTGCCCAGTGGGGAGGGGAAAGTCTATGAAGCGGTGGCGGACAAGGTGGCCCAGTGGGTAGAGGATTGGCCCCTTGGCCGTTGTGGGTACAGCTTTATCGGCGTGGTGGTGGGAGCCACCTACCCGGAGGATGCTAAGATGTTACGGGAAAGGCTGCCCAAGTGCATCTTCCTGGTGCCGGGCTACGGCGCCCAAGGGGCCGGGGCCCAAGAGGTTTTGCCTTCTTTCGACGCAGACGGGAAAGGGGCCGTGGTTAACTCCGCCCGGGATATTATCTTCGCCTATACAAAGCCCGAATACAGTCAGTACGGAGAGCGCGATTTTGCAAAAGCTGCCGGCGAAGCGGCCCGTCGGATGCGGGATGACCTCAGGCGGGTCGTTGGCTGGTGA